In Pan troglodytes isolate AG18354 chromosome 20, NHGRI_mPanTro3-v2.0_pri, whole genome shotgun sequence, the genomic window GGTCCTCAATTAataaagagaaaggggaaataaatgacagggctgggtgcggtggctcacgcctgtaatcccagcactttgggtggctgaggtgggcacatcacttgaggtcaggaatttgagaccagcctgaacaacatggtgaaccccatctctactaacaatacaaaaatcagccaggcctggtggcagacacctgtaatcccacctactctggcagagccagaatttgaacccaggactgGGTGGAATAAAAACTCTGAACTATGTCTATGACTGTTGTCACAAGATCAGAGCTAGACTGGCCAGGAGCCATGACTGTGGGTGCAGCGGCAGCTGAGCCCTGAGCACTAACTCTGTTCATCTTTTGCAGGAGATACCTTCCCGGATGCAGATGCTGACGGAGACAGTCTGGCAGGCGAGCTGGATGAGGCCATGGGGTCCAGCGAGTGGCTGGCCCTGACCAAGTCACCCCAGGCCTTTTACAGGGGGCGACCCAGCTGGCAAGGAACCCCTGGGGCTCTTCGGGGCAGCCGAGATGTCCTGGCTGGCCTTTCCAGCAGCTGCTGCAAGTGGGGGTGTAGCAAAAGTGAAATCAGTAGCCTTTGCTAGTTTGAGGGCTGGGCAGCCGTGGGCACCAGGACCAATGCCCCAGTCCTGCCATCCACTCAACTAGTATCTGGCTGGGCACCTGTCTTTCGAGcctcacacattcattcattcatctacaaGTCACAGAGGCACTGTGGGCTCAGGCACAGTCTCCCGACACCACCTATCCAACCCTGCCCTTTGACCAGCCTATCATGACCCTGGCCCCTGAGCAAGCTGTGCCCCTGCCTGGTCAAGTGGGGACCCCCCCATCCTGACCCCTGACCTCTCCCCAGCCCTAACCATGCGTTTGCCTGGCCTACACACTCCACTGCCACAACTGGGTCCCTACTCTACCTAGGCTGGCCACACAGAGACCCTTGCCCCCTTCCCAGTCCAAACTGTGGCCATTGTCCCCTGACCAGCTAAAATCAAGCCTCTGTCTCAGTCCAGCCTTTGCACGCACGCTTCCTTTGCTCTGCTTTCCATCCCCTCTCCCTCCAACTCCCCTGCCAGAGTTCCAAGGCTGTGGACCCCAGAGAAGGTGGCAGGTGGCCCCCCTAGGAGAGCTCTGGGCACATTCGAATCTTCCCAAACGCCAATAATAAAAATTCCAAGACTTTgacagagagtgtgtgtgtgtgtgtgtgtatggttgtTGGGCGTAGGACAGGTTTCAGGGATGCGCGGTACGCGGTACCACCCCTCGGAGGCCCCCAACCCCAGACGCCCAGGCcgcctccccactccccctcaaGCAGCCCCAGCCGGGGACTTTCCGTCGCGGGGAAGGGGCGGGGACCCGGAGCGAAAGGTGCGGAGGCGGCCTGCAGGGGTGGCTCGGCTTCCCGTTGCCGCCTCGGGCGCTGTACCCAGAGCTGGAAGAGGAGCAGCGCGGCCGCGCGGACCCGGCAAGGCTGGGCCCGACTCGGGGCTCCCGAGGGACGCCATGCGGGGAGGCAGGGGCGCCCCTTTCTGGCCGTGGCCGCTGCCCAAGCTGGCGCTGCTGACTCTGTTGTGGGTGCTTTTCCAGCGGACGCGTCCCCAGGGTGAGTGCTGGAGGGAGCTCGTGTCCCGGGCGCTGCCGCTGCGCTCCCCGCGAAGGCGCCAGTGCTCCAGGATAAGCCACGCGTATGCAGAGCGAACGGTAGAGGTGCAGGCGCCACTCGGCTCCTCCCGGGGCAGGGACCCGGCGACACTGGGGAATGGGCGGCAGCGAGGTCGAACCGGAGCcccggggcggggtgggggagcTCTCTGGGTGGTTAACAGGATGTGGCGAGCACAGGGAAAGGGGGGGTTTGCACGGAGCCCGGGCAGGGGTGCCTAGCGCCTCCCTTCCTGCTGCTCATGTCCCTAAGCCCCCCCACCTTGCAATTGTCAGAAGTCCAAGTTCTGGGGTGTGCAGGCGGAAGGGGGGGATTCGACCCCCTTTCCTGAGACCCTCTGACTCCCTCTCCAGGCAGCGCCGGGCCACTGCAGTGCTACGGAGTTGGACCCTTGGGCGACTTGAACTGCTCGTGGGAGCCTCTTGGGGACCTGGGAGCCCCCTCCGAGTTACACCTCCAGAGCCAAAAGTAGTGAGTACAGGGAGGTGACGTGGGGAAACAGGCTTTGGAGGTGGCCGCTCAGGCCCCAGGCTGCTTTGGTTGAAAGGTTCCAGGagtcaagcctggccaacatggtgaaaccctgtctatactaaaaatacaaaaaaaaaaaaaaaaaattacccaggggtggtggcgcgcgcctgtagtccctgatactcaggaggctgagacaggagaatcgcttgaacccgggaggcggaggttgcagtaagcccagatctcgccactgcactccagcctgggggacagagggagactcggtctcaaaaagaaaagaaaagaaaagaaagtcccaGGAGTCTGCCCCCCTCCCCCAATACTCCTCCACTCCTTCAATTCTAGCTTCCCTCGTTTCTTTGCTGTGtcaccctgggcaagtcactttcccTCTTTGAGtctccttttcatttctctattaAATAGCAATCATAGGGCCAGGAGAGGTGGtttgcacctgtcatcccagcattttgggaggccgaggcgggaggatcgcttgagcccaggaggagttcAGAGTTTTAGAGAGCccgtcactttttttttttttttgaaacggagtttcactcttgttgcccaggctggaatgcaatggtgtggtctcggctcactgcaacctccacctcctgggttcaagcgattctcctgcctcagcctccagagtagctgggattacaggcatgtgccaccatgcctggctaatttttgtatttttagtagaggggggaggtttcaccatgttggccaggctggtcttgaactcctgacctcaggtgatccacccgcctcagcctcccaaagttctgggattacaggcgtgagccaccgtgcctggccgagagcccgtctcttaaaaatataaaatataatataaataaagggaaataggccaggtgcagtggttcacacctataatcccagcactttgagaggccgaggtgggcagattacttgaggtcaggagttcaagaccagctgtagtaattccagctactcaggaggctgaggtgggaggatgacttgaacccagaaggcagaggttgcggtgagctaagatcgtgccactgcactccagcctgggtgacagagtgagactctgtctcaaaaaaattaaaaaatataaaaaatagctggcgtggtggctcacgcctataatctcagcactttgggaggccgaggcgggcagatcacgaggtcaggagttcaagaccagcctgaccaacatggtgaaaccctgtctccactaaaaatacaaagattagccgatgtggtggtgcatgcctgtaatcccagttactcaggaggctgaggcaggagaattgcttgaacccaggaagcggaggttgcagtgagctgagattgcaccactgcactccagcctggccgacagagcgagactccatctcaaaaacataaaaataaaaataaaaaataaaaaagggaaataataacAGAACCTGCCTCTGAAGGTTAAGTCTGAGGATTCAAAGAGTTAGGTGCTTGGCAAGGAGAAAGTTGCTTCATAATGTGAACCTGGTTTTTATTGCTGTGTGAcattaggcaagtcacttaacctctctgagcatgTTAAAAGATTATTCAGTGTGGTGCTGGGGATGCTGCAGTGAAAGAGGTAGACAGAAAGCCCTGCCCACAGTCCAAGGACTCCATGTGTTTCTTCATGATGAATCATACCTGGAAACTCATAATTTCAAATTGGGCTAAGtgagggaagaggaaaagagtCAATGAAAGATAAGAATGGGAGACAgaggtcctggatttttttttctttttaatattaatggttaaaatacacacaacaggccctgcacggtggctcacgcctgtaatcccagcactttgggaggccgagacaggcagatcacctgaggtcaggagttggagaccagcctggccaacatggtgaaactcagtctctactaaaaatacaaaaattagccaggcgtggtggcacatgcctgtagccccagctattcgggagtctgaggcaggagaatcgctggaactcgggaggcagaggttggagtgagccaagatcgtgccactgtactccagcctgggtgacagagcaagactctgtctaaaaaaaaaaaaggctgggcgcggtggctcaagcctgtaatcctagcactttgggaggccgaggcgggtggatcatgaggtcaggagatcaagaccatcctggctaacacggtgaaaccccgtctctactaaaaatacaaaaaaattagctgggcgtggtggctggcgcctgtagtcccagctactcgggaggctgaggcaggagagtggcgtgaacccaggaggcagagcttgcagtgagccgagatcgcgccactgcactccagcctgggcgacagagcgagactccgtctcaaaaaaaaaaaaaaaaaaaaattcatacaacATAAAACTTacgatatttttaaaaatttgttttggaaacagggtcttactcctgtcgcccaggctggagtgcagtggggcagtcagctcactgcagcgacttctcaggctcaggtgatcctcccacctcagcctcccaagtagctgggactacaggcatgcaacaccatgcccagctaattttttaaatatatatttttagtagacacagggttttaccatgttgcccagactgctttcgaactcctggcctcaagagatccacctccctcgtcctcccaaagtgctgggactacaggtgtgagtcactgtgcctggccaaaatctacgatcttaaccatttttaagtgtccagttcagtggcattaagtacattcccaTGGTGCTATCCCGGTTACCATTCACCTCCAGAAGGGggcctagtttttttttatttgagatggagtttcgctcttgttgcccaggctggagtgcaatggcgcgatctcggctcactgcaacctccgcctcccgggttccagcaattctcctgcctcagcctcccgagtagttgggattacaggcacacgccaccatgcatggctaattttgtatttttagtagagatggggtttctccatgttggtctggctggtctcgaactcccgacctcaggtgatccacccacctgggcctcccaaagtgctgggattacaggcgaagccactgagcctggcggGGGGCCTAGTTTTAATTGGTACAGGGAGGAGGAGTCAGAGAAGCtgcatcttttctatttttattttagttttattgatttatgtattgattttatttattttgagaagaggtcttgctctgtcacccaggctagagtgcagtggtgcgatcatagctcactgcaacctcaaactcctgggctccagccattttccctcctcggccttcccagtagttggaattacaggaatgtgtcaccatgaccagctaatttttaaaaattttttgtagtggtagctcacgtctgtaatcccagcactttgggaggccgaggcaggaggatggcttgagcccaggagttggagaccagcctgggcaacatagtgagacccgtctctattaaaaaaaaaaagaaagaaagaataagaagaagaagaagaggaagaggagggaaaaaagtaagaataattttaaaagtaaataaataaataatttttttggtagagacagagtcttgctctgttgcctagggtagtctcgaactcctgagctcaagcgatcctcccatcttgccctcccaaaataatggaattacaggtgctactatgcccagcctgaGATTTTGTACTCTTTGGCCATCTTCTCCCCCTAGCCTCTGTAGTCACCAGTTTACTCTGCCTCTAGGAGGAGTTCAGATGTTTTAGATTCCACGTATCaatgaaaacatgtggtgtttgtctttccGTGTCTTATTTCACGCAACATAATGTTCTCCATTTCCATCCacgttgttacaaatgacaggatttcctttttttttttttttttttgagacagaatctggctctgtcacccaggctggagtgcagtggcgcgatctcagctcactgcaacctctgcctccctggtccaagcgattctcgtgcctcagcctcccgagtagctgagattataggtgcgcatctccacatctggctaatttttgtatttttagtagagctgagtttcaccatgttggccaggctgatctcaaactcttgatctcaagtgatccacccacctcggcctcccaaagtgctgggattacaggcgtgagccaccacgcacagtgtattttcttcttttttaaggttgaatagtattccatcgtgtatgtataccacatttttttttttttttgagacaaagtctcgctctgtcgctcaggctggagtgcaatggcatgatctcagctcactgcaacctctgcctccagggttcaagcgattctcctgctttagcctcctgagtagctgggatgacaggcatgcgccatcacacccggctaatttttgtatttttaatagagatggggtttcgccatgttcgtcaggctggtctcgaactcctgacccaaactctgcctgccttggcctcccaaagtgctgggattacaggcatgagccaccgtgcccggccccacatATTCTTGATCCATACATCTGGTGATGGACACATTCCATATattggctgttgtgaacagtgctgcattGGGAAGACACGTCCGTTGGAcaaactgatttcatttccttatttatatatttatttttactttttttttttttttttgagacagagtctcactctgttgcccaggctggagagcagtggcgcaatctcagctcactgcaacctccatctcacgggttccagtgattctcctgcctcccaagtagctgggactacaggcgtctgccaggacacacggctaatttttgtatttttagtagagacggggtttcacgatgttgtccaggctggtctccaactcctggcttcaagtgatccgcctgcctcggcctcccaaagtgctgggattacaggcgtgagccaccacgcctggccccttctTACTATTTGTCAAACACACCAGGCACAGTTTGGCCTCCAGGTCTTTGCACCCTgtgtttcctcttcctggaatgctGTTCTTCTAGCTACTGCATGGTTCTGTCCTCATCTCCTTCAGGCCTTTATTCAAATGTCTCCTCAGGCTGGGCGTGATGtccctgcacctgtaatcccaacactgggaggccaagggggatggtgcgggggattgcttgaggccaggagttcgagaccagtctggccaacagagtgagaccctctcgctctctctctctctctttttttttttttttttgagatggagtcttgctctgttgccaggctggagtgcagtggtgcgatctcggctcactgcaacctccaactccctggttcaagcgattctcctgcctcagcctcccgagtagctgggattacaggcacgtgccaccacgtccagctaatttttgtatttttagtagagacgggggtttcaccgtgttggccaggatggtctcgatctcttgacttcgtgatccacctgccttgggctcccaaagtgctaggattacaggcgtgagccactgcacctggcctgtctctctctttctatatatggtgcttttgttgctgtttttgagacagggtcttaccctgtcacccaggctggagtgcagtggcatgactgcaactcaacctcctgggctcaatcgatcctcccaccccagcctctcaagtagttggaaGCACAAGTGCGCGCcactacccctggctaatttttaaaacattttttgtagagatgggggtctcagtatgtgactgcttgaggccaagagttagaggagaccagcctgggcaacatagcaagaccccatttctacaaaaaatttaaaaattagctgaacgttgtgatgcacacctgttatcccagctactctggaggctgaggcaggaggattgcttgagcctaggagttcaaggttgcagtgatctatgatcgcACTGCTCCAGTTACAGAGTGAGGgcgtgtctctaaaaaaaaaaaaaaagagagagagagaaaggaaagggccgggcgcagtggctcacgcctgtaattccagtactttgggaggctgagacaggcggatcacctgaggtcgggagttcgagaccagcctgaccaacatggagaaaccctgtctctactaaaagtacaaaattagccaggagtggtggcgcatgcctgtaattccagccactagggaggctgaggcaggagaatcgcttgaacctgggaggcagaggttgcggtgagccaagatcgcaccattgcactccaagctgggcaacaagagcaaaaatctgtctcaaaaaaaaaaaaagagagagaaaggaaggaagggagggagggaggaaagaagggagagggagaggaagggaaggaaagaaagaaaaagagagagagaaaagagcagttacgaccaggtatggtggctcatgcctgtaatcttagcaatttgggaggccgaggtgtgtgcatcacttgaggtcaggagttcgagaccagcctagccaacatggtgaaaccccatcgctactaaaaatacaaaaaaattggccaggtgtggtggcacacgcctataattctagctacttgggaggatgaggtgggaggatcacttgaacccaggaggcagaggttgcagtaagccaagatcacgacattatactccaacctaggtgactgtcttaaaaaaaaaaaagaaaaagagcagttacttttattaccctcattttgtagatgaggaaactgatgcacagagaagttaagtcacttactcaaggtcacacagctctgaAGCAgcagaggtgggatttgaacccaagcagaGCAGGCTGCAGCCACTCTGTTGGCACAAGGGTGGTTATCAGTGGCCCTGGCTCTAGCCGAGTGTACATCTCATCCCCGCCTCTCTCCTCACAGCCGTTCCAACAAAATCCAGACTGTGGCAGTGGCAGCCGGACGGAGCTGGGTGGCCATTCCTCGGGAACAGCTCACCATGTCTGACAAACTCCTTGTCTGGGGCACTAAGGCAGGCCAGCCTCTCTGGCCCCCCGTCTTCGTGAACCTAGAAACCCAAAGTAACGTGGCAGGAGGGTGGGCGCTCTATGCGGGGTGGGTGCTCTTGGAGGACGTGGCTCACTACACCCTAGTTTCCCTTCCCCAGTGAAGCCAAACGCCCCCCGGCTGGGCCCTGACGTGGACTTTTCCGAGGATGACCCCCTGGAGGCCACTGTCCATTGGGCCCCACCTACGTGGCCGTCTCATAAAGTTCTGATCTGCCAGTTCCACTACCGAAGATGTCAGGAGGCGGCCTGGACCCTGGTGAGTGCTGGGGTCCTTTTCTCCCCACCCTATTCCGGGCAGGAACTGAGGCAACATCTCCTAATCTGAGACCCAGCCCAGGACTCATTCTGTGCCTGCCCCTGAGCCTGTATGCATCCCACACAAAATGCCTGCATGTGCCTCTTGTTCAGCTACAAATTCTCCTcccatggccgggcgcggtggttcacgcctgtaatcccagcactttgggaggctgagggggatggatcacttgaggtcaagagttcgagaccagcctggccaacatggcgaaatcccatctccactaaaaatacaaaaattacctaggcatggtggtgggcgcatgtAATCGACAGCTACTGAaagctgaagcaggggaatcactggaacccgagagcagaggttgcagtgagctgagattgggccactgcgctccagcctgagctacagagtgagagactcagtctcaaaaaaaaaaaaaaaattttttttctcctgccaaAATAATCTATCAcccggtcacagtggctcatttctaaaatcccagcaccttgggaggctgaggcaggaggattgtttgaggtcaagagtttgagaccagcctgggcaggataGCAAGACTCGTCtctaagaagttaaaaaataatctgaccaggtgcagtggctcacacctgtaatcccagcactgtgggaggccaaggagagtggatcacctgaggtcaggagttcgggaccaggctggccaacatggtgaaaccccatctctactaaaaatacaaaaaagtagctgggcgtgctggtgggtgcctgtagtcccagctacttgagaggctaaggcaggagagaatcacttgaacccaggaggtggaggttgcagtgagctgagatcgtgccactgctctccacactccagcctggcaacagaacaagactccgtctcaaaaaaaaaaaaaaaagaagaagagttgAGAATTGTGATTATTCATGCAATTCAGAGCAACACTGagatgcagaattttttttttttttttttttgagacggcgttttGCTCctaattgcccaggctggagtgcaatggcatgatctcggctcactgtaacctccaccatctgggttcaagcgattctcctgcctcagcctcccgagtagctggaattacaggcatgtgccatcatgcccggctcattttgtattttcagtagagacggggtttctccatgttggtcaggctggtcttgaactcctgacctcaggtgatccacccacctgggcctcccaaagtgctggaattacaggcgtgagccactgtacccggcccccttttttttttgagacggagtctcgctgtgttgcccaggctggagtgcagtggtgccatctcaactcactgcaacctccacctctcaggttcaagcgattctcccacctcagccccccaagtaggtgggattacaggcatgtgccaccatgcccagctaagtttttgtatttttttaaatagagatggggtttcgctatttggccaggctggtctcgaactcctgacctcaggtgatccacccgcctccacctcctaaagtgttgggattacaggcgtgagccacctcacccggctgaGATGCAGACTTTGGAATCTGACTACCTCAGTGCTCAGCTCCAGCacaccagctctgtgaccttgggctagtcactttccctctctgggcctcagttccctcGTCTGTAAAACGAGATAATAATAGAAGTTACCACTTCCTGCTATACCTAGCACATAGAGTGGCCACCTTTTCTGTGTCTGCTCGGGACTGTGGCAATTTTTTTGACAGGCCCACGTTCTGGAAACCCCCTTGGTCCTGGGCAAATACAAATGGTTGCTCACTCTGCTGACAGATAAGTTCAAGTACCAGCTAGGCACAGTagctctaatcccagcactctgggaggccgaggtgggcagatcacctgaggtcaggagttcaagaccagcctggccaagatggtgaaaccccgtctctactaaaaatacaaaaattggctgggctcagtggctcacacctgtaatcccagcactatgggaggccgaggcgggcggatcacgaggtcaggagatcgagaccatcttggccaacatggtgaaactctgtctctactaaaatacaaaaaattagctgggcatggtggcgtgtgcctgtaatcccagctacttgggaggctgaggcaggggaatcgcttgaacccaggaggcagaggttgaagtgagctgagatcgtgccactgcactccagcctggcgacagagcaagactccgcctcaaaaaaaaaaaaaaaaattaaccaggtgtggtggtgggtgcctgtaatcccagctactcaggaggctgaggcaggagaattgcttgaacccaggagggagaggttgcagtgagccaagatcacaccactgcactctagcctgggccacagaacgagactgtctcaaaacgaaaaacaaaggcaaaaaaaaaaaaaaaaaaagataagttcaaATATCCTTGACTCAGGCCCTGGGCCCATCACGCTCGCCTGTCTCTCCCCCAGCTGGAACCGGAGCTGAAGACCATACCCCTGGCCCCTGTCGAGATCCAAGATTTGGAGCTAGCCACTGGCTACAAAGTGTATGGCCGCTGCCggatggagaaagaagaggattTGTGGGGCGAGTGGAGCCCCATTTTGTCCTTCCAGACACCACCTTCTGGTGAGGACATCTGGGCTTGCCCTCAATCCacgcccctcccacccccagaagTCTGTCCAATCATGTCCCACTCATTTGTTCCCCCGTTTCCTCATCCTTGCCAGCTCCAAAAGATGTGTGGGTATCAGGGAACCTCTGTGGGACGCCTGGAGGAGAGGAACCTTTGCTTCTATGGAAGGTGAGCTTCAGGCACCAGTTACATTTCTCTGCACGTGTTAGGAAACCCCTAAATAACAATGACATAAggcctgatgcagtggctcacgcttgtaatcccagcactgtgggaggccgaggagggtggatcacttgaggtcagcagttggagaccagcctggccaacatggtgaaaccccatctctactaaaaatacaaaacttcacggggagtggtggtgggcgcctgtaatcccagctactctggaggctgaggcagaagaatcgcttgaacccaggaggtgaaggttgcagtgagccgagatcacaccactgcactccagcctgggcaacaag contains:
- the RLN3 gene encoding relaxin-3, yielding MARYKLLLLLAVWVLTGELWPGAEARAAPYGVRLCGREFIRAVIFTCGGSRWRRSDILAHEAMGDTFPDADADGDSLAGELDEAMGSSEWLALTKSPQAFYRGRPSWQGTPGALRGSRDVLAGLSSSCCKWGCSKSEISSLC